The following are encoded together in the Lactuca sativa cultivar Salinas chromosome 1, Lsat_Salinas_v11, whole genome shotgun sequence genome:
- the LOC111916445 gene encoding disease resistance protein RUN1, with product MVVLSDLSEGSSSSSSIQCHRYDVFLSFRGLDTRHSFTNHLYNALVHANITTFLDDEEIETGEDLKPELESAIKASRAYVIVLSKHYATSRWCLDELVLILEQRRTSNLVVIPIFYHVAPTDVMKKESSFGDAMTKHRRMMEAETNADKRSKWAQKIDLWNKALSEVVDLKGMVANGRLEVELIDEIVNEIFRRLHISSRMPLPHLIGMENSVKFVTSWLKDASLHTTNILTLFGFGGIGKTSLAKYVYVLHSHEFATSGFIEDITRRCDEKSNGMFDVQKQLYDDISKPISVEVHDNSLYTSMIANVLAKKKMFLVLDDISTLTQLDSLLRSEGFHAGTKILITTKDSWLTKSCALFKTNIKPKHAMYKLKGLSEIDSQKLLCFHAFMCNDPKEGYEEMSKELVKYCEGHPMALEVLGKCLHNRDLIYWKGYIKGLKKENGPPISNVLRMSFDSLLFKNDKDLFKHIACFFVGMDKDVTKTILEACDIDTRSGFTNLIDKCLLSLRWNNELMNIELIMHQLVQEMGRFLARKEALDNPWEQSRLWCHEESLKMLKEKKGIENVLGLALDMRMHEKETLNGSSALKTNVLSKMDRLMLLQLNYVQITGSYKNFPKELRWLCMHGFPLKSIPSDLPMENLVALDMSYSNIESFGICYSYPQRLHKRLKQLIGSCSKEKRLLGSLKILNLSFCEQLHTLGGFSHFPKLERLILRGCIGLLEVCESIDQCVELVLIDMSYCNKLEKLLRSIGLLKKVKTLLLKGCSLGESQIKIRDTNSMIQLKSSIGTNTKTSSSVVLEAIPSDLKFFTIPLPRSLVRLSLADNNLSTESFPVDFSCLVMLKELYLDYNPIVSLPSCVRSLPMIEILSMVNCNMLMSVEHPPHTLRFMQLYNDSNKPMLRKVVFDPEMSHFELVINRNLLASSSFEINGLVKIQSMEGVEETVLRALGWTKLDFLIGRRLGTYFDGRREESEIQVCSSQLYVSVNIYAYIIIVVINEGGCIWQMFYEFGIFSTIYGGEEMPNWITEKSMGPSISFTIPSSPNNLKGLNFCCVLTCGSIEDEFLGVPVIITSNITQNRTWIYEHYIDRLFNVGVKSLTLLSHWMFGINEMECGDKVTIAVTWNPLLFANEVTKECGVSFVYDDGDTDGEDALSYYKSWNHIIGGDLTGFQVTTGEYILNRSRMPLPYIDKNLLKYDNCMEKAP from the exons ATGGTTGTTCTCTCTGATCTTTCAGAaggatcttcatcttcttcatcaattCAATGTCATAGATATGACGTGTTTTTAAGTTTTAGAGGTCTTGACACTCGTCATAGTTTCACAAATCACCTTTATAATGCCCTCGTGCATGCCAATATCACTACCTTCTTGGATGATGAAGAGATTGAAACAGGGGAAGATCTTAAACCAGAATTGGAGAGTGCAATTAAAGCATCTAGGGCTTATGTTATTGTGTTGTCCAAGCATTATGCCACTTCAAGGTGGTGCCTTGATGAGTTGGTGCTAATCCTTGAGCAACGAAGGACATCCAACCTTGTTGTAATCCCCATCTTTTATCATGTTGCACCCACCGATGTCATGAAGAAAGAAAGTAGTTTTGGAGATGCCATGACTAAGCATAGACGGATGATGGAGGCAGAGACAAATGCAGATAAAAGAAGTAAATGGGCTCAAAAGATAGACCTATGGAATAAAGCGCTTTCGGAAGTTGTAGATTTGAAAGGGATGGTTGCAAATGGCAG GCTAGAGGTGGAGCTTATTGACGAAATTGTTAATGAAATCTTTCGTAGATTACACATATCCTCAAGGATGCCACTTCCACACCTTATTGGGATGGAAAATTCCGTTAAATTTGTCACCTCATGGTTGAAAGATGCCTCTTTACATACAACAAATATACTTACTCTATTCGGTTTTGGTGGGATCGGGAAGACGTCTTTAGCCAAATATGTCTATGTGCTACATTCTCATGAATTTGCCACAAGCGGATTCATTGAAGATATCACTAGGAGATGTGACGAAAAATCTAATGGAATGTTTGATGTACAAAAGCAACTCTATGATGACATTTCAAAACCAATTTCAGTTGAAGTTCATGATAATTCTTTATACACATCAATGATAGCAAATGTactagcaaaaaaaaaaatgtttttagttCTAGATGATATTAGTACACTCACCCAACTCGATAGCTTACTTCGAAGTGAAGGTTTTCATGCAGGAACCAAAATACTGATAACAACAAAAGACTCATGGTTGACAAAGAGTTGTGCACTATTCAAAACGAACATAAAACCCAAACATGCAATGTACAAGCTTAAAGGCTTATCTGAGATCGATTCACAAAAACTTTTGTGTTTTCATGCATTCATGTGCAACGATCCCAAGGAGGGTTACGAAGAGATGTCAAAAGAGCTAGTGAAGTATTGTGAAGGACATCCAATGGCTCTTGAAGTTTTGGGGAAGTGTCTACATAATCGAGATCTAATTTACTGGAAGGGGTACATAAAAGGGCTAAAGAAAGAAAACGGCCCCCCTATAAGTAATGTCTTGAGAATGAGCTTTGACTCTTTGTTGTTCAAAAATGATAAAGACTTGTTTAAGCATATTGCTTGTTTTTTTGTTGGAATGGATAAAGATGTTACTAAAACAATATTAGAGGCAtgtgatatagacacaagatctgGGTTCACGAATCTTATTGACAAATGCCTCCTTAGTTTGAGATGGAATAATGAATTGATGAATATCGAATTAATTATGCATCAATTGGTTCAAGAGATGGGAAGATTCCTAGCACGTAAAGAAGCACTTGACAATCCATGGGAACAAAGTCGATTATGGTGTCATGAGGAGTCACTCAAAATGCTGAAAGAAAAAAAG GGTATAGAAAATGTTCTAGGCCTTGCCCTTGACATGAGAATGCATGAGAAAGAGACCTTAAATGGATCATCTgctttgaaaacaaatgtattgAGTAAGATGGATAGGCTAATGCTTCTACAACTCAATTATGTGCAAATAACCGGCTCATACAAGAATTTTCCAAAAGAATTAAGATGGTTGTGTATGCATGGGTTCCCTTTGAAGTCTATACCTTCAGACTTGCCAATGGAAAATCTGGTTGCTCTTGACATGTCATATAGTAATATAGAATCATTTGGAATTTGTTACAGTTATCCACAACGACTTCATAAGAGGCTAAAG CAATTGATTGGATCATGCTCAAAAGAAAAAAGGTTGCTCGGATCGTTGAAGATTCTTAATTTAAGTTTCTGTGAACAACTCCATACTCTTGGTGGCTTTAGCCACTTCCCTAAACTTGAGAGGTTAATACTTAGAGGTTGCATTGGTTTGCTTGAGGTTTGTGAGTCAATTGATCAATGCGTTGAACTTGTCCTCATTGACATGAGCTACTGCAACAAGCTTGAAAAGCTTCTAAGAAGCATAGGCTTATTGAAGAAGGTTAAAACATTGTTGCTAAAGGGATGTAGTCTCGGTGAATCTCAAATCAAGATTAGAGATACAAATTCAATGATACAACTCAAGAGTAGCATTGGCACAAACACAAAGACATCTTCCTCTGTGGTTCTTGAGGCTATACCAAGTGATTTGAAGTTCTTTACGATTCCTTTACCAAGATCTTTAGTAAGGTTGTCACTTGCCGATAACAATTTGTCGACTGAATCCTTTCCCGTGGACTTTAGTTGCCTAGTCATGCTAAAGGAGTTATATTTAGACTACAATCCTATTGTTTCGCTGCCGAGTTGTGTGAGAAGCCTTCCTATGATTGAGATACTCAGTATGGTAAACTGTAATATGTTGATGTCGGTCGAGCATCCTCCACATACACTAAGATTTATGCAACTCTATAATGATTCTAATAAGCCTATGCTACGAAAAGTTGTATTTGATCCTGAAATGTCCCATTTCGAGCTTGTAATAAACCGGAATTTGTTAGCATCTTCTTCATTTGAAATTAATGGCTTAGTCAAAATACAATCAATGGAAGGTGTTGAGGAAACGGTATTACGTGCACTGGGTTGGACGAAGCTAGACTTTCTTATTGGAAGGCGCTTAGGAACTTATTTTGACGGTAGAAGAGAGGAATCTGAAATCCAGGTTTGCTCTAGTCAACTATATGTCTCTGTGAATATCTATGCATATATAATTATTGTGGTGATTAATGAAGGTGGTTGTATTTGGCAGATGTTTTATGAATTTGGAATATTCAGCACAATCTATGGAGGTGAAGAGATGCCGAATTGGATTACGGAGAAAAGCATGGGCCCATCAATATCATTTACCATCCCATCATCTCCTAACAACCTCAAAGGATTGAATTTCTGTTGTGTGCTGACATGTGGATCTATAGAGGATGAGTTCCTTGGTGTTCCGGTTATCATAACTAGTAATATAACACAGAACCGCACCTGGATATATGAACATTACATTGACAGATTATTTAATGTCGGTGTAAAGTCTTTAACATTGTTAAGCCATTGGATGTTTGGGATAAATGAGATGGAATGTGGTGACAAAGTTACTATTGCTGTGACGTGGAACCCATTACTTTTTGCTAATGAAGTTACAAAGGAGTGTGGGGTTAGTTTTGTGTATGATGATGGAGACACAGATGGAGAAGATGCGTTGTCTTATTACAAGTCATGGAATCACATTATTGGTGGAGATCTCACAGGATTTCAGGTAACAACCGGAGAATACATCCTAAACAGAAGCCGAATGCCACTACCTTACATTGACAAGAATCTACTCAAATATGATAATTGTATGGAGAAGGCGCCCTGA